The genomic interval CGGGGGCGGGGGCGGCGGCGCGGGGGTCGGCGGCGGCCGCCGCCGCCGGTTCCCCCGCCTCGGTCCGGGCCTGGGCGAGCACCAGGAAGAGGCCGGCGCGGCGCGGATCTTCGGAGTGCCGCGCGGCGAAGTCCTCCGCGGATCGGGCGAGCTCGTCTCGGCGGCCCAGGCGAAAGAGACTCAGGGCCTGGCCGTAGTGGGCGTCGGGTACATCCCCCAGGGCGCCGTAGGCCTCCAGCGCCTCCGCGTAGCGTCCCAGGTTGTAGAGGCTGTCGGCCCGCTTCTGGCGGGCCTCGTCCGCCAGATCTCCCTCGGGCTCCCGCGCCAGCGCCGCGTCGAAGTGGGGCAGGGCCGCGGCGTAGGCCCCCGCGGCGAAGTCGAGCCAGCCCAGGGCGTGGTGGGTCGGGGCGGCGTAGGGGCCGTCGGGCTCGTCGGCCAAGAGGCCGGCGAGCTGGGTGCGGGCCTGGGCTTCCCGGCCGCTGCGCGCGAACATCCACCCCCGGTAGAAGCGTGCGGCAGAACGGTACCGGGGCTCGCTGGTCTCGCTCTCCAGCCGGTCCAGGGCGCCGAGGGCGGCCCGGGGTTCGCGGCGGTTGAAGTGGGCGCGGGCCAGGTTCAGGACCGCCTCGTCTCGATTGGGGTCCCCGGGGTAGGAGCGCAGGAGCCGGGCGAAGAGCTCGGCCGCTTCGTCCCAGCGCGCCCCCTCGAAGGCGAGCCAGGCCCGGCCGTACAGCGCCTGGGCGTGGGACGGGCTGCGCTCGGGCACCGCGTGGAAGGCCCGCAGCGCCTCGTCCCGCAGGCCGAGCTGGAGCCTGGCTTCCCCGAGCCAGGCCCACACCCGGTCGGCCTCCGGGTAGGCAGGGTCTCGGCGCAGGACCTCTTCCAGAAGCTCTGCGGCCCGGTCGGGCCGGCCCGCCAGGAGCTCGCACAACCCGGCCCGGTGGAGGGCGGCGGGGCCAAGGGGCGCATCGACGGGCACGGCCCGGTAGGCTTGGGCCGCTTCATCGTACCGGCCCAGGAGGTAGAGCGCCTCGGCCGCCATGTACCGGGGAACGTCCGCCCCTGGTGCGTCCCAGGCCCGCAGGGCCGAGCGATACAGGCGCAGGGCGTCCTCGTAGCGCTTCTGGCGAAAGGCAAGCCATCCCGCGTCGGCCCGGCCCCACCCCACCCAGGGACCGGTGGGCGCACCGGCCTCCAGGGCCAGCAGCGCGTCGGGCAGGGCCGGGTCCTGGGCCTCTGCCAGGGCGCGTACCCGGCCGTACAGGGAAGGTCCCAGCAGATCGGCCGGGGGCCGGGAGTCCACGATCCACCCGAAACGCTGGGCGGCCTCCCGGGTCTTCCCCTGCTCCAGGAGGGTCCACCCCAGGGCCACCTGGGCGCTCGGGGCCGAAGGGTGGTCGGGGGTCTCCAACAGGAAGCGCACCAGGGCGTCCTCGGCGCCCCGGGGATCGCCGGCGGCGCGCCGGGCGAGGCCCAGCGTCAGGAGGCCCGCGGCCCGCACCGGCCCCGGCACGAGGACACCCTGCCCAGGCAGGGTCGCGAGCTCCTCCAGGGGGGGCTGGGCCGGCCGGGGCGCGCCGGCGTCGTAGTGGGCCGCCCCGAGGCGGTAGAGGGCCTCGGGGCGGTGGGGGTTTCGGTCGTCTCGGGTGAGTTCTTCCCACGCGCGCCGGGCTTCTTCGCCCCGGCCGCGGTCGGCGAGGAGCCAGGCCATTCGGTAGGCGGCCTCGGGGGCGAGGTCGCCGCGGACCAGGCGCAGGAAGGCAACGGCTTCGTCGGGGCGGCCCTGGCGGCGGCGGATCTCGGCGAGCCAGAAGGCCGCATCGTCGGCGCGGGGGTGGAAGGGATGGTCGGCCCGCAGTTGGGCCAGATACCCCGCCGCTTCGTCCAGGAGGTCCCGGGAGAGCCGTTCGATCCCCGTATGGTAGAGGGCCTCGGCCCCTCCCGTGGCTCGGGCC from Thermodesulfobacteriota bacterium carries:
- a CDS encoding tetratricopeptide repeat protein encodes the protein MHRVSQTARSLARALGWLLALALAAPLAFGVSPGPEPLELPEVVVRGIDRVRLEAERAGVLPLEAPRLAQAPTRLELASAAPPAPELAAAPRVQSPGCAYRNPVSGALARATGGAEALYHTGIERLSRDLLDEAAGYLAQLRADHPFHPRADDAAFWLAEIRRRQGRPDEAVAFLRLVRGDLAPEAAYRMAWLLADRGRGEEARRAWEELTRDDRNPHRPEALYRLGAAHYDAGAPRPAQPPLEELATLPGQGVLVPGPVRAAGLLTLGLARRAAGDPRGAEDALVRFLLETPDHPSAPSAQVALGWTLLEQGKTREAAQRFGWIVDSRPPADLLGPSLYGRVRALAEAQDPALPDALLALEAGAPTGPWVGWGRADAGWLAFRQKRYEDALRLYRSALRAWDAPGADVPRYMAAEALYLLGRYDEAAQAYRAVPVDAPLGPAALHRAGLCELLAGRPDRAAELLEEVLRRDPAYPEADRVWAWLGEARLQLGLRDEALRAFHAVPERSPSHAQALYGRAWLAFEGARWDEAAELFARLLRSYPGDPNRDEAVLNLARAHFNRREPRAALGALDRLESETSEPRYRSAARFYRGWMFARSGREAQARTQLAGLLADEPDGPYAAPTHHALGWLDFAAGAYAAALPHFDAALAREPEGDLADEARQKRADSLYNLGRYAEALEAYGALGDVPDAHYGQALSLFRLGRRDELARSAEDFAARHSEDPRRAGLFLVLAQARTEAGEPAAAAAADPRAAAPAP